The Achromobacter pestifer genome includes a region encoding these proteins:
- the thiS gene encoding sulfur carrier protein ThiS: MHITLNGDAREFPLDTTVNELLEALGYAGKRVAVERNGEIVPKSQHAQTALSDGDQVEIVVAVGGG; this comes from the coding sequence ATGCACATCACCCTGAACGGAGACGCACGGGAGTTTCCCCTGGACACGACCGTGAACGAATTGCTGGAAGCCCTGGGCTATGCCGGCAAGCGCGTGGCCGTGGAACGCAACGGCGAAATCGTGCCCAAGAGCCAGCACGCGCAAACCGCGCTGAGCGACGGCGACCAGGTCGAAATCGTGGTCGCGGTGGGCGGGGGCTGA